The Spirochaetota bacterium genome has a window encoding:
- the pglZ gene encoding BREX-4 system phosphatase PglZ has protein sequence MNTIKDLIKYVCNIDIINKYNEYEKDLWLKLLQEINKRKARNLYEYIKEYFNVKKIDFDEILNIVLKSKNDNDSNHKYKIWLLKLYINSLTDFNDTYLHLIFNSLKEYSYYSFTKLYFLNIFDLKDYDRFISERLKGLKILLKDENSDIYEDLLLNKIKDMPSEIIYKCITGLTYFEKELIVKNIINYKNISLDSIYPELDYYVKDELIKDSFINEEIYDYIVEYKKSKINNTVTDKFKQLINTLNNDSESFYKWYYSYKDIKDFINDKIDEVIQIDALGIEFASLLLNILQDENENYLFNLHLAKVNLPSITEVNKIDKAVFIRDLDQFIHNENYYSYPKTLIKEIEIIAAIARKISEKFKLGKKNILITGDHGLSVFGISQFLGKKRYNFNNAEHGGRYVKLQPGEIYSECEDYIVYEYQGNSYLVPIKHVSLFQIPRGESHGGATPEEVLVPVIIAKYTERKENEVYKIVVLNSLINIKEPVITFTVDPFPPRLPVVIIENKKYNTEFDKNINKYQVNLSKLKSGKKLITIKIGSYQQDFEIVVKGGMEVNDLL, from the coding sequence ATCAATACAATAAAAGATTTAATTAAATATGTATGTAATATAGATATCATAAATAAATATAATGAATATGAAAAAGACCTATGGTTAAAATTGCTTCAAGAAATAAATAAACGAAAAGCAAGAAATCTTTATGAGTATATAAAAGAATATTTCAATGTTAAAAAGATAGACTTTGATGAAATTTTAAATATAGTATTAAAAAGTAAAAACGATAATGATAGTAATCATAAATATAAAATATGGCTGTTAAAACTTTATATAAATTCATTGACTGATTTCAATGATACTTATTTGCATTTAATCTTTAACAGTTTAAAAGAATATAGTTATTACAGTTTTACTAAATTATATTTTTTAAATATTTTTGATTTAAAAGACTATGATAGATTTATTAGTGAGCGATTAAAGGGATTAAAGATTTTATTGAAGGATGAAAATAGTGATATTTATGAGGATTTGTTACTTAATAAAATAAAAGATATGCCATCAGAAATAATATATAAATGCATAACTGGATTAACATATTTTGAAAAAGAATTAATAGTAAAAAACATTATCAATTATAAGAATATTTCTCTTGATAGTATTTATCCAGAATTAGACTATTATGTAAAAGATGAATTAATTAAAGACTCATTTATAAATGAGGAAATTTATGATTATATTGTTGAATATAAAAAATCAAAAATTAATAATACAGTAACAGATAAGTTTAAGCAGTTGATAAATACTCTCAACAATGATAGTGAGTCTTTTTATAAATGGTATTATAGTTATAAAGATATAAAAGATTTTATAAATGATAAGATTGATGAAGTTATTCAAATTGATGCTTTAGGTATTGAATTTGCCTCTTTGCTTTTAAATATATTACAAGACGAAAATGAAAATTATTTATTTAATCTTCATTTAGCTAAAGTGAATTTGCCTTCAATCACTGAAGTTAATAAAATTGATAAAGCAGTTTTTATACGTGATTTAGATCAATTTATACATAATGAAAACTATTATTCATATCCAAAGACATTAATTAAAGAAATTGAAATTATTGCAGCAATTGCACGAAAGATAAGTGAAAAATTCAAACTGGGAAAAAAAAATATACTTATTACAGGCGACCATGGACTAAGTGTATTTGGCATTTCTCAATTTTTAGGTAAAAAGAGGTACAATTTTAATAATGCTGAGCATGGTGGTAGATATGTTAAATTGCAACCGGGTGAAATATATTCAGAATGTGAAGATTATATTGTGTATGAATATCAGGGAAACAGTTATCTTGTACCTATTAAACATGTATCGCTATTTCAAATCCCAAGAGGAGAGTCACATGGTGGGGCTACACCAGAAGAAGTTCTAGTCCCAGTTATTATTGCTAAATATACTGAGCGTAAAGAAAATGAGGTATATAAAATTGTTGTTTTAAATAGTTTGATTAACATAAAGGAACCAGTTATTACATTTACAGTAGATCCTTTTCCACCACGTTTGCCAGTAGTTATAATTGAAAATAAAAAATATAATACTGAATTTGATAAAAATATAAATAAATATCAAGTTAATTTATCTAAATTAAAAAGTGGTAAAAAGTTAATAACCATAAAAATTGGGTCCTATCAGCAAGATTTTGAAA